One Mangrovimonas cancribranchiae DNA segment encodes these proteins:
- a CDS encoding glucosaminidase domain-containing protein produces the protein MKKILLYLILSIFIFSCGSSKKTTAKKRNNSKRVVVDKRTTNNETNNTNTEQNTNSSGSKTTYANPTEAYIANFSSIAQEEMQLYGIPASITLAQGILESGSGKGRLSVEANNHFGIKCHEWTGTKIYHDDDRRQECFRKYNHSKYSFRDHSQFLAERKRYRGLFDLKQDDYKGWAKGLKAAGYATDRKYPDKLISLIERYQLYEFDDEVLGNGYSRASTNTTRVSTHSQNNYVVKKGDTLYSISRQFNLTVKQLQKINNLSGTNIDVGQVLTIN, from the coding sequence ATGAAAAAAATACTATTATATTTAATTCTAAGCATCTTTATTTTTAGTTGTGGTTCTTCAAAAAAAACAACAGCTAAAAAACGTAATAATTCTAAACGTGTTGTAGTAGATAAGCGCACAACCAATAATGAAACCAATAACACGAATACAGAACAAAACACTAATTCAAGTGGTTCTAAAACAACCTATGCTAACCCTACCGAAGCATATATAGCTAACTTCAGTTCTATCGCGCAAGAGGAAATGCAACTTTATGGTATACCGGCAAGTATAACTTTGGCGCAAGGTATTCTGGAGTCTGGATCAGGAAAAGGACGATTATCTGTAGAGGCAAATAATCACTTCGGAATAAAATGTCATGAGTGGACAGGTACTAAAATTTATCATGATGATGATAGGCGCCAAGAATGTTTTAGAAAGTATAATCATTCTAAATATTCATTTAGAGACCATTCACAATTCTTAGCCGAACGTAAACGATACCGCGGATTATTTGATTTAAAACAAGACGACTATAAAGGCTGGGCAAAAGGATTAAAAGCAGCAGGTTATGCTACCGATAGAAAATACCCAGATAAATTAATAAGCTTAATAGAACGTTACCAATTATACGAATTTGATGATGAGGTGTTAGGTAATGGTTATAGTCGTGCTAGTACAAATACTACTCGAGTTAGTACGCATTCTCAAAACAATTATGTAGTAAAAAAAGGAGACACTTTGTATTCCATTTCAAGACAATTTAATCTTACGGTTAAACAACTACAAAAAATTAATAATCTTTCAGGAACTAATATTGATGTTGGTCAGGTCTTGACAATTAATTAA
- a CDS encoding pyridoxal-phosphate dependent enzyme produces MLIILFFLKNKSIRYKEREIVIKQEYLNHEFISGNKLRKLKYNLQAAKSTGLDTLLTFGGAFSNHIAAVAAAGKVYGFKTIGIIRGEEVSSKIANNPTLSFSQSCGMQFKFVSRSDYRNKTKTSFIENLKKEFGEFYLIPEGGTNVLAVKGCEEILTESDVDFDYICCPVGTGGTISGIINASKPHQKILGFPALKGDFLSDDIRKFAKHDNWELIQDYHFGGYAKINTQLISFINTFKKTYQIPLDPIYTGKMMFGVFDLIDKGYFNKNSKILTIHTGGLQGIPGMNKRLEKKNLPLID; encoded by the coding sequence ATGTTAATAATTTTATTTTTTTTGAAAAACAAATCAATAAGATATAAAGAAAGAGAGATCGTTATAAAACAGGAGTATCTCAATCACGAGTTCATCTCTGGGAACAAGCTTCGTAAGTTAAAATACAACCTACAAGCTGCAAAAAGCACTGGGCTTGATACATTATTGACCTTTGGAGGTGCTTTTTCAAATCATATTGCAGCGGTAGCGGCAGCAGGGAAAGTCTACGGTTTTAAAACTATAGGGATTATTAGAGGCGAAGAGGTTAGTTCAAAAATAGCCAATAACCCAACGCTATCTTTTTCGCAATCTTGCGGTATGCAGTTTAAATTTGTATCGCGTTCAGATTATAGAAATAAAACTAAAACTAGCTTTATAGAAAACCTAAAAAAAGAATTTGGAGAATTTTATTTAATCCCAGAAGGAGGTACTAACGTATTAGCGGTAAAGGGATGTGAAGAAATTTTAACAGAGAGCGATGTGGATTTTGATTATATATGTTGCCCTGTTGGTACTGGAGGAACTATTTCTGGAATTATAAACGCTTCTAAACCACACCAAAAAATTCTTGGGTTTCCAGCCTTGAAAGGTGATTTTTTATCAGATGATATTCGTAAATTTGCAAAACATGATAATTGGGAGTTAATACAAGACTATCATTTTGGTGGTTATGCTAAAATAAATACCCAATTAATCAGTTTTATTAATACGTTTAAAAAAACGTATCAAATACCATTAGACCCCATTTATACAGGAAAAATGATGTTTGGTGTTTTTGATTTAATTGATAAAGGATACTTTAATAAAAACTCAAAAATACTAACCATTCATACAGGTGGTTTACAAGGAATACCAGGAATGAATAAAAGGCTAGAAAAAAAGAATTTGCCGTTAATTGATTAA